Proteins encoded in a region of the Sterolibacterium denitrificans genome:
- a CDS encoding pteridine reductase — protein sequence MQASTPVILVTGAARRVGAAIARCLHAAGASVVVHHHTSRRAAEQLSEEFNRQRAGSALSLAADLCQPAQLENLVAGVMEHYGRLDALVNNASAFYATPLGRIDESAWDALVGSNLKGPLFLSQAAAPHLRARHGAIINLTDIHAERPLKNYALYCAAKAGLLGLTRALALELAPEVRVNAIAPGPIDWPEGRAGADFDADTRAGIIERTLLQRQGSPEDIARTARFLLFDAPYITGQVINVDGGRSIHL from the coding sequence ATGCAAGCCTCTACCCCCGTCATTCTCGTCACCGGCGCGGCCCGCCGCGTCGGTGCGGCCATCGCGCGTTGTCTGCATGCGGCGGGGGCGAGTGTCGTCGTCCATCATCACACCTCCCGCCGCGCTGCCGAGCAGTTGAGCGAGGAATTCAATCGGCAGCGCGCGGGTTCGGCGCTGTCGCTGGCGGCGGATCTGTGCCAGCCGGCGCAGTTGGAGAACTTGGTCGCCGGGGTGATGGAGCACTATGGCCGCCTGGACGCGCTGGTGAATAATGCTTCGGCTTTCTACGCCACGCCGCTCGGACGGATCGACGAGTCCGCCTGGGATGCGCTGGTCGGCAGCAATCTCAAGGGCCCGCTGTTTCTCAGCCAGGCGGCGGCGCCGCATCTCAGGGCGCGTCATGGGGCGATCATCAATCTCACCGACATCCATGCCGAGCGGCCGCTGAAAAACTATGCGCTCTACTGCGCCGCCAAGGCCGGTTTGCTGGGGCTGACGCGCGCCCTGGCGCTGGAGCTGGCGCCCGAGGTGCGGGTGAATGCCATCGCCCCCGGCCCGATCGACTGGCCCGAAGGCCGGGCGGGCGCGGATTTCGATGCGGATACGCGCGCCGGCATCATCGAACGGACGCTGCTGCAGCGCCAGGGCAGTCCCGAGGACATTGCCCGCACGGCGCGCTTCCTGCTGTTCGACGCGCCTTACATCACCGGCCAGGTCATCAATGTCGATGGCGGCCGCAGCATCCATCTCTGA
- a CDS encoding class II aldolase/adducin family protein — protein sequence MTLAAQVLATAQAMTAAALNRGTAGNVSARSDTAEDGFLITPTGMDYAELQPDDIVPMNLAGQWQGRRKPSSEWRFHRDIYRARPEFGAIIHAHSPFATALACMALEIPAFHYMIARFGGADVRCAPYALFGSQELSDAALAALAERSACLLAHHGMIVCGRDLKQALALAIEFETLCEQYWRVLQIGTPKLIPAEEMARVLERFAGYGQQ from the coding sequence GTGACGCTGGCCGCGCAGGTACTCGCCACCGCGCAGGCCATGACGGCCGCCGCCCTCAACCGCGGCACCGCCGGCAACGTCAGCGCGCGCAGCGATACGGCTGAGGACGGCTTCCTGATTACCCCCACCGGCATGGACTACGCCGAACTGCAGCCTGACGACATCGTGCCGATGAACCTGGCCGGGCAGTGGCAGGGCCGGCGCAAGCCTTCGTCGGAATGGCGTTTCCATCGCGACATCTATCGGGCGCGGCCGGAATTCGGCGCCATCATCCATGCCCATTCCCCCTTCGCCACGGCGCTGGCCTGCATGGCGCTGGAGATCCCGGCGTTTCATTACATGATCGCCCGCTTCGGCGGGGCCGACGTGCGCTGCGCGCCGTATGCCTTGTTCGGCAGCCAGGAGCTTTCGGATGCCGCGCTGGCCGCTCTGGCGGAGCGCAGCGCCTGCCTGCTGGCGCATCACGGCATGATCGTCTGCGGCCGCGACCTGAAGCAGGCGCTGGCCCTGGCCATTGAATTCGAAACCCTGTGTGAGCAATACTGGCGCGTGCTGCAGATCGGCACGCCGAAATTGATCCCGGCCGAGGAAATGGCGCGGGTGCTGGAGCGGTTCGCCGGCTACGGGCAGCAATAG
- the mtnA gene encoding S-methyl-5-thioribose-1-phosphate isomerase, whose product MFPTISEEDEGADKDGNGRRAVLILDQTRLPARAEQVRLTTLEEAAHAIRSMQVRGAPLIGATAAYGVALGLSATADDATLGHVLDTLAATRPTAVNLHWALARMRRVLAPLAPDRRRAAAWREARAIAAEDAAANAAIGRHGLALLEPLIRRRGRIDLMTHCNAGWLATVAHGTALAPIHAAHAAGLPVHVWVSETRPRNQGWLTAWELRQAGIAHTLIADNAAGLLMMQGKVDLLIVGADRIAANGDTANKIGTYLKALAARAHGIPFYVAAPASTIDFSCPSGADIPIEERAAAELAASLDSPAANPAFDITPAGLISGIITESGIHAPDALRTSSEQGA is encoded by the coding sequence ATGTTTCCGACGATCAGCGAAGAGGACGAGGGCGCGGATAAGGACGGCAATGGTCGTCGAGCTGTACTGATCCTCGACCAGACGCGGCTGCCTGCGCGCGCCGAGCAGGTTCGGCTGACCACGCTGGAAGAAGCGGCGCATGCCATCCGCAGCATGCAGGTGCGCGGTGCGCCGCTGATCGGCGCAACGGCGGCCTACGGTGTGGCGCTCGGCTTGTCGGCCACGGCCGACGACGCAACGCTCGGCCATGTCCTGGATACCCTGGCCGCCACCCGTCCCACCGCCGTCAACCTGCATTGGGCCTTGGCGCGCATGCGCCGCGTGCTGGCACCTTTGGCGCCGGATCGGCGGCGGGCGGCGGCCTGGCGGGAAGCGCGCGCCATCGCCGCCGAAGATGCCGCGGCGAATGCCGCCATCGGCCGGCATGGGCTGGCGCTGCTGGAGCCGCTGATCCGGCGGCGCGGCCGGATCGATCTGATGACCCACTGCAACGCCGGCTGGCTGGCCACCGTCGCCCATGGCACGGCGCTCGCGCCCATCCATGCCGCCCATGCGGCCGGCCTGCCGGTGCATGTCTGGGTCAGCGAGACGCGCCCGCGCAACCAGGGCTGGCTCACCGCCTGGGAACTGCGGCAGGCCGGCATCGCCCACACCCTGATCGCCGACAATGCCGCCGGGCTGCTGATGATGCAGGGCAAGGTCGACCTGCTCATCGTCGGCGCCGACCGCATCGCGGCGAATGGCGACACCGCCAACAAGATCGGGACTTACCTCAAGGCGCTGGCCGCGCGCGCCCACGGCATTCCTTTTTACGTCGCCGCGCCGGCATCCACCATCGATTTTTCCTGCCCCAGCGGGGCGGACATTCCCATCGAGGAACGCGCCGCGGCGGAACTGGCCGCGTCGCTCGACAGCCCCGCCGCCAATCCGGCCTTCGACATCACGCCGGCCGGGCTGATCAGCGGCATCATCACTGAATCCGGCATCCATGCGCCGGACGCGCTGCGGACGAGTTCGGAGCAAGGCGCGTGA
- the secA gene encoding preprotein translocase subunit SecA → MISGFFKKVFGSRNDRLVKQYSQTVKKINALEPAMQALTDAQLQGKTAEFRSRLAQGEPLDTLLPEAFAVVREAGRRVLGMRHFDVQLIGGMVQHAGKISEMRTGEGKTLVATLASYLNALPGKGVHVITVNDYLARRDAEWMGRLFNFLGLSCGINLAQMSHAQKQAAYAADITYGTNNEFGFDYLRDNMVYSPAERVQRGLNFAIVDEVDSILIDEARTPLIISGQAEDHTDLYVKMNTVAPLLTQGEAATKDGQPESGDYTVDLKAHQVLLTEAGHVHAEEILARMGLLAEGSSLYEPANILLIHHLYAALRAHSLFHRDQQYVVQDGEVIIVDEFTGRLMAGRRWSDGLHQAVEAKEGVAIQNENQTLASITFQNYFRMYQKLAGMTGTADTEAFEFHQTYGLETVVIPTNRPMVREDRMDQIYRTAQEKYTAIINDIKDCQHRGQPVLVGTTSIETSELVSKLLDREKLKHQVLNAKQHASEAEIVAQAGRPGMITIATNMAGRGTDIVLGGNIERACAAVEEEANLSAEEKAQRIAALRADWEKLHQQVLDAGGLHIIGSERHESRRIDNQLRGRAGRQGDRGSSRFYLSLEDPLLKIFAGERLNTIMVRLKMPEGEAIEHPLVTRSLESAQRKVEQRNFDIRKQLLEYDDVANDQRKVIYQQRNELLDSEDIAETITAMRQGVLHDVFRSHVPAESVEEQWDIPGLEATLAAEWQLKLPLVEWLRNEPQLEDDALLARILTAADEAYAAKVATVDLQAWRGFERSVMLQNLDTHWREHLAALDHLRQGIHLRGYAQKNPKQEYKREAFELFEGLLQAVRTEVTRLLMTVEIRSEEQIEEVEAPPQLENVQYHHADYDEALGGADEPPQAQQPMVRQIDKIGRNDSCPCGSGKKYKHCHGRLN, encoded by the coding sequence ATGATTTCCGGGTTTTTCAAGAAGGTTTTTGGTAGCCGCAACGACCGTCTGGTAAAGCAGTACAGCCAGACCGTGAAGAAGATCAATGCGCTCGAGCCGGCCATGCAGGCGCTGACGGACGCGCAGTTGCAGGGCAAGACGGCCGAGTTCCGCAGCCGCCTGGCGCAGGGCGAGCCGCTGGACACCCTGCTGCCGGAGGCGTTTGCCGTGGTGCGCGAGGCCGGGCGGCGGGTGCTCGGCATGCGCCATTTCGACGTTCAACTGATCGGCGGCATGGTCCAGCATGCGGGCAAGATTTCCGAAATGCGCACCGGCGAGGGCAAGACCCTGGTCGCCACGCTGGCCAGTTACCTGAATGCACTGCCCGGCAAGGGTGTGCATGTCATCACGGTGAATGACTATCTGGCGCGGCGCGATGCCGAGTGGATGGGGCGGTTGTTCAATTTTCTGGGCCTGTCCTGCGGCATCAACCTTGCGCAGATGAGCCACGCGCAGAAGCAGGCGGCCTATGCGGCGGACATCACCTATGGCACCAACAACGAATTCGGCTTCGACTATCTGCGCGACAACATGGTGTACAGCCCGGCCGAGCGGGTACAGCGCGGGCTGAACTTCGCCATCGTCGATGAAGTCGATTCCATCCTCATCGATGAGGCGCGCACTCCGCTGATCATCTCCGGCCAGGCCGAGGACCACACCGATCTTTACGTGAAGATGAATACCGTGGCGCCGCTGCTCACCCAGGGCGAGGCGGCGACCAAGGACGGCCAGCCGGAAAGCGGCGATTACACCGTCGATCTGAAGGCGCATCAGGTGTTGCTGACCGAAGCCGGCCATGTGCATGCCGAGGAGATTCTGGCGCGCATGGGCCTGCTGGCCGAAGGCAGCAGCCTTTACGAGCCGGCCAACATCCTGCTGATCCATCATCTCTATGCGGCGCTGCGCGCTCACAGCCTGTTCCACCGCGATCAGCAGTATGTGGTGCAGGACGGCGAGGTGATCATCGTCGACGAGTTCACCGGCCGCCTGATGGCCGGCCGGCGCTGGTCGGACGGCCTGCACCAGGCGGTGGAAGCCAAGGAAGGCGTGGCGATCCAGAACGAGAATCAGACGCTGGCCTCGATCACTTTCCAGAACTACTTCCGCATGTATCAGAAGCTGGCCGGCATGACCGGCACGGCGGATACCGAAGCCTTCGAGTTCCACCAGACCTATGGCCTGGAAACCGTGGTCATTCCGACCAACCGGCCGATGGTGCGCGAAGATCGCATGGATCAGATCTACCGCACGGCACAGGAAAAATACACGGCGATCATCAATGACATCAAGGATTGCCAGCACCGTGGCCAGCCGGTGCTGGTGGGCACCACCTCGATCGAGACTTCCGAGCTGGTCTCGAAGCTGCTCGACAGGGAAAAACTCAAGCATCAGGTGCTGAACGCCAAACAGCATGCCAGCGAGGCGGAGATCGTCGCCCAGGCCGGTCGTCCCGGCATGATCACCATCGCCACCAACATGGCCGGCCGGGGTACCGACATCGTGCTGGGCGGCAACATCGAGCGGGCCTGCGCGGCCGTCGAGGAGGAGGCGAATCTTTCGGCGGAGGAGAAGGCGCAACGGATCGCCGCGCTGCGTGCCGACTGGGAAAAGCTGCATCAGCAGGTGCTCGATGCGGGCGGCCTGCACATCATCGGCTCCGAGCGTCACGAGTCGCGGCGCATCGACAACCAATTGCGCGGCCGCGCCGGCCGCCAGGGCGACAGGGGCTCTTCGCGCTTCTACCTGTCGCTGGAAGATCCGCTGCTGAAGATCTTTGCCGGCGAGCGCCTGAACACCATCATGGTGCGGCTGAAGATGCCCGAAGGTGAAGCCATCGAGCATCCGTTGGTGACGCGCTCGCTGGAATCGGCGCAACGCAAGGTCGAGCAGCGCAACTTCGACATCCGCAAGCAGTTGCTGGAATACGACGACGTCGCCAATGACCAGCGCAAGGTGATCTATCAGCAGCGCAACGAACTGCTCGACAGCGAGGATATCGCCGAAACCATCACCGCCATGCGCCAGGGCGTGCTGCATGATGTCTTCCGCAGCCACGTTCCGGCCGAGAGCGTCGAGGAACAGTGGGACATTCCCGGTCTTGAAGCGACGCTGGCCGCGGAATGGCAGCTCAAGCTGCCGCTGGTCGAATGGCTCAGGAACGAGCCGCAACTGGAGGATGACGCATTGCTCGCGCGCATCCTCACGGCGGCCGACGAGGCCTATGCCGCCAAGGTGGCCACGGTCGACCTGCAGGCCTGGCGGGGATTCGAGCGCAGCGTGATGCTGCAGAACCTGGATACGCACTGGCGCGAGCATCTGGCGGCGCTGGATCACCTGCGCCAGGGCATCCATCTGCGCGGCTATGCGCAGAAGAATCCGAAGCAGGAGTACAAGCGCGAAGCCTTCGAACTGTTCGAGGGACTGCTGCAGGCCGTGCGCACCGAGGTGACGCGTCTGCTGATGACGGTCGAGATCCGTTCCGAAGAACAGATCGAGGAAGTCGAGGCGCCGCCGCAACTGGAGAATGTCCAGTACCACCATGCGGATTACGACGAAGCGCTCGGCGGTGCCGATGAGCCGCCGCAGGCGCAGCAGCCCATGGTGCGCCAGATCGACAAGATCGGCCGCAATGATTCCTGTCCCTGCGGCTCGGGCAAGAAATACAAGCACTGTCACGGCCGGCTCAACTGA
- a CDS encoding J domain-containing protein, with protein sequence MPASASAIDPAAAHLAGHWRSRLTEVGASAHGTPASLSLPRADEGGIPLAIAALAEFAGGCIRRQETLLLLVPDDEWLPEISNALDIELRPFCLVLPDADFAAAITLRATLSLLKSRLSRPAPDEHLACWAAQRQRLEAHAELWQATLGWSASGVLGGAWPARIDALFPVLILPVAQARALQLHEPVSPESGEPRDVLLAIHAERMLHELPLLRTAARRLLLLRDPLRAAGSTLARVDPGRRLRAELDMLVQELGDMELEFATAQAELAEFTRRYHDLVGRRLAELDLLQARIARHLARRAPADAAARHQARRAQSQAEQSRRENERFAELDREAEKPFAPSRDLKRLFRQLAQKIHPDRAENEADRAWRTELMSEANRAYRASDEMVLRDILAQWQAGPDTPIPPGGSASARGVAANPPTSDAATAALEREIQRVQRRIAAISAQLNRLLASKLYELFAAANLARNQGRDLLQEMAGQLTLQLEAARSRLAQLAAETGSTDSGDGAGNACATPPQR encoded by the coding sequence ATGCCCGCATCCGCCTCAGCCATCGACCCTGCCGCCGCTCATCTTGCCGGGCACTGGCGCTCCCGGCTGACCGAAGTCGGCGCTTCCGCCCATGGGACGCCAGCCAGCCTGTCGCTGCCGCGCGCGGACGAAGGCGGCATCCCGCTGGCCATCGCGGCACTGGCCGAGTTTGCCGGTGGCTGCATCCGGCGCCAGGAAACCTTGCTGCTGCTCGTGCCCGACGACGAATGGCTGCCGGAAATTTCCAACGCGCTCGATATCGAGTTACGGCCATTCTGCCTGGTCTTGCCGGATGCGGATTTTGCCGCGGCCATCACCCTGCGCGCCACGCTCTCGCTCCTGAAGAGCCGGCTGTCGCGCCCCGCGCCGGATGAACATCTTGCCTGCTGGGCAGCCCAGCGCCAGCGTCTGGAGGCGCACGCCGAACTCTGGCAGGCCACGCTGGGCTGGAGCGCGAGCGGGGTTCTGGGCGGCGCCTGGCCGGCGCGGATCGATGCGCTGTTTCCGGTACTGATCCTGCCCGTGGCCCAGGCCAGGGCGCTGCAACTGCACGAACCAGTGTCGCCTGAATCAGGCGAACCACGCGATGTGCTGCTGGCCATCCACGCCGAACGCATGCTGCACGAACTGCCACTGCTGCGAACCGCCGCGCGGCGCCTGTTGCTGTTGCGCGACCCACTGCGCGCGGCCGGCAGCACGCTGGCCCGGGTGGATCCCGGGCGCCGCCTGCGCGCCGAACTCGACATGCTGGTGCAGGAGCTTGGCGACATGGAACTGGAATTCGCCACCGCCCAGGCCGAGCTCGCCGAATTCACCCGCCGCTACCACGACCTGGTCGGCCGCCGGCTGGCCGAACTCGACCTGCTGCAGGCGCGGATCGCCCGTCATCTGGCGCGGCGCGCGCCCGCCGATGCCGCCGCCCGGCACCAGGCCCGGCGGGCGCAATCCCAGGCCGAACAATCCCGGCGCGAAAACGAACGCTTTGCCGAGCTCGACAGGGAAGCGGAAAAACCCTTCGCGCCTTCCCGCGATCTGAAGCGCCTGTTCCGCCAGCTCGCGCAGAAAATCCATCCCGATCGCGCCGAAAACGAGGCCGACCGCGCCTGGCGCACCGAACTGATGAGCGAAGCCAACCGGGCCTACCGCGCCAGCGACGAAATGGTGCTGCGCGACATCCTGGCGCAATGGCAGGCCGGCCCGGACACCCCGATCCCGCCCGGCGGCAGCGCGTCCGCACGCGGCGTCGCCGCGAATCCGCCCACCAGCGATGCGGCCACCGCCGCGCTGGAACGCGAAATCCAGCGCGTGCAGCGGCGCATCGCCGCCATCAGCGCGCAGCTCAACCGCCTGCTGGCATCGAAACTTTATGAACTGTTCGCCGCCGCCAACCTGGCGCGCAACCAGGGCCGCGATCTGCTGCAGGAAATGGCCGGCCAGTTGACGCTGCAACTGGAAGCCGCGCGCAGCCGGCTGGCGCAGCTCGCCGCAGAAACTGGCAGCACCGACTCGGGAGACGGCGCCGGCAACGCATGCGCCACGCCGCCTCAGCGATAA
- the pyrF gene encoding orotidine-5'-phosphate decarboxylase — translation MRFAEKLAAAWAANDSLVCVGLDPDPQRLPAHLSRDAAGILAFNRAIIDATHDLVCAYKPQIAYFAACGAEEALRESIAYIRCNYPAIPVILDAKRGDIGSTAEQYAVEAFDRYAADAVTINPYMGHDSAEPFLRRADKGVVVLCRTSNPGAADFQDLDVDGRPLYEIVAENVARKWNANNNCMLVLGATWPEQVARVRALVGDLPFLVPGVGAQGGDVEKLVRAGRTADGAGLVINSSRAILYASSGEDFAEAARNETRKLRDLINAYR, via the coding sequence ATGCGTTTTGCTGAAAAACTTGCCGCCGCCTGGGCGGCCAACGATTCCCTGGTCTGCGTCGGCCTCGATCCGGATCCGCAGCGTCTGCCGGCGCACCTGAGCCGCGATGCGGCCGGCATCCTGGCCTTCAACCGCGCCATCATCGACGCCACGCATGACCTGGTGTGCGCCTACAAGCCGCAGATCGCCTATTTTGCCGCCTGCGGGGCGGAAGAGGCGCTGCGGGAAAGCATTGCCTACATTCGCTGCAACTATCCGGCAATTCCGGTCATCCTCGATGCCAAGCGCGGCGACATCGGCAGCACCGCCGAACAGTACGCCGTCGAGGCTTTCGATCGCTATGCCGCCGATGCGGTGACCATCAATCCATACATGGGCCATGACTCGGCCGAGCCCTTCCTGCGTCGCGCCGACAAGGGCGTGGTCGTGCTTTGCCGCACCTCGAACCCGGGCGCGGCCGACTTTCAGGATCTGGACGTCGACGGCCGGCCGCTGTATGAAATCGTCGCCGAAAACGTGGCGCGCAAGTGGAATGCCAACAATAACTGCATGCTGGTGCTGGGTGCGACCTGGCCCGAGCAGGTGGCCCGGGTGCGCGCGCTGGTTGGCGACCTGCCGTTCCTGGTGCCGGGTGTCGGCGCCCAGGGCGGCGATGTCGAAAAACTGGTGCGCGCCGGGCGTACCGCGGATGGCGCGGGGCTGGTCATCAATTCTTCGCGCGCCATTCTGTACGCCAGCAGTGGCGAGGATTTTGCCGAGGCGGCGCGCAACGAAACCCGCAAGCTGCGCGATCTGATCAACGCTTATCGCTGA
- a CDS encoding efflux RND transporter periplasmic adaptor subunit translates to MKTPYRPHAPGHSLLVAAGFALTAWLAGPALAQTAPAAAPALATMTVELREVAQTYPAEAVVEAVKQATLAAQVTGRILEARVDAGDRVKAGEVLMRIDAREAAEGLAAARAQLGNAKANLERVKNLVAQKFVSQAALDKAEADYKTAAANAAQAGATSGHALIVAPFAGVVAQRLAEAGEMANPGRPLITLFEPGDMRVVASIPQYQLATVRQAQQGRIEFPGSGQWLEASRIEVLPTVDAGSHTARVRLYLAEGAAADGGIVPGLFARAHFVTGSARKLLVPAAAVVRRGELTALYVVTPQGQPRLRQVRLGEVQAGGDIEVLAGLSPGEKIALDPLKAGFQAARTQPR, encoded by the coding sequence ATGAAGACACCCTACCGCCCTCATGCGCCCGGCCACTCGCTGCTCGTTGCCGCCGGTTTCGCGCTGACCGCCTGGCTTGCCGGCCCTGCCCTGGCGCAGACTGCTCCGGCCGCCGCGCCGGCATTGGCCACGATGACCGTCGAATTGCGCGAGGTTGCCCAGACCTATCCGGCCGAAGCCGTCGTCGAAGCCGTCAAGCAGGCCACCCTGGCCGCCCAGGTGACCGGGCGCATCCTGGAAGCGCGCGTCGATGCCGGCGACCGCGTCAAGGCCGGCGAAGTCCTGATGCGCATCGATGCCCGCGAGGCGGCTGAAGGGCTGGCCGCCGCCCGCGCCCAGCTCGGCAATGCCAAGGCCAATCTGGAGCGCGTGAAGAATCTCGTGGCGCAGAAGTTCGTCAGCCAGGCCGCGCTCGACAAGGCCGAAGCCGATTACAAGACCGCCGCCGCCAACGCCGCCCAGGCCGGCGCGACCAGCGGCCATGCCCTGATCGTCGCGCCGTTTGCCGGCGTCGTTGCCCAGCGTCTGGCCGAGGCGGGCGAAATGGCCAATCCGGGCCGCCCGCTGATCACGCTTTTCGAGCCCGGGGACATGCGCGTCGTCGCCAGCATTCCGCAATACCAGTTGGCGACCGTTCGTCAGGCGCAGCAGGGGCGGATCGAGTTTCCCGGCAGCGGCCAGTGGCTGGAAGCCAGCCGCATCGAAGTGCTGCCGACGGTGGATGCCGGCAGCCACACCGCGCGCGTGCGCCTGTATCTGGCGGAAGGCGCCGCCGCGGATGGCGGCATCGTGCCCGGCCTGTTCGCCCGCGCGCATTTCGTCACCGGCAGCGCCCGCAAGCTGCTGGTGCCCGCCGCCGCCGTGGTGCGGCGCGGCGAGCTGACCGCGCTGTATGTGGTCACGCCGCAAGGCCAGCCGCGCCTGCGTCAGGTGAGACTGGGAGAAGTGCAGGCGGGTGGCGACATCGAAGTCCTGGCCGGCCTTTCACCCGGCGAGAAGATCGCCCTCGATCCGCTCAAGGCCGGCTTCCAGGCTGCCCGGACGCAACCGCGTTGA